The following are encoded together in the Streptococcus oralis genome:
- a CDS encoding rhodanese-like domain-containing protein — protein sequence MKEISFDEFYKLYQKGSLSVLDVREVDEFETLHLEVAQNLPLSQLADTYDQLDKDLLYYVICKSGMRSARACQFLAEQDYDVINVQGGMTAFENL from the coding sequence ATGAAAGAAATTTCCTTCGATGAATTTTACAAGCTTTACCAGAAAGGGTCCCTTTCCGTTTTAGACGTGAGAGAAGTGGATGAGTTTGAGACGCTTCATTTAGAAGTTGCTCAGAACCTACCACTTAGTCAATTGGCTGATACTTATGATCAATTGGACAAGGACCTCTTGTATTATGTCATTTGCAAATCTGGGATGAGGTCAGCACGTGCTTGTCAATTTCTAGCTGAACAGGATTATGACGTTATCAATGTTCAAGGTGGAATGACGGCCTTTGAAAATCTTTAA
- a CDS encoding uracil-DNA glycosylase family protein, with protein MSQIERIKQAIMADPQNTSYTERGIEPLFAAPKTARINIVGQAPGLKTQEAGIYWKDKSGDRLRDWLGVDEDTFYNSGYFAVLPMDFYFPGHGKSGDLPPRKGFAEKWHPQLLQELPDIQLTLLIGQYAQAYYLHEKVSGKVTERVKHYQNYLPTYFPLVHPSPRNQIWMAKNPWFESEVVPDLKKRIKTILGEKE; from the coding sequence ATGTCTCAAATCGAAAGAATCAAGCAAGCCATTATGGCGGATCCACAGAATACCAGCTATACCGAACGCGGAATAGAGCCACTCTTTGCAGCGCCAAAGACAGCTCGCATCAATATTGTCGGTCAGGCTCCTGGACTTAAAACACAAGAAGCAGGTATTTATTGGAAGGATAAGAGTGGTGACCGCTTGCGGGACTGGCTAGGTGTGGATGAAGATACCTTTTACAATTCGGGTTATTTTGCAGTATTGCCCATGGATTTCTACTTTCCGGGGCATGGCAAGTCAGGTGATCTTCCACCTCGTAAAGGCTTTGCCGAAAAATGGCATCCGCAACTCTTGCAAGAGTTGCCCGATATCCAATTAACTCTCTTGATTGGGCAGTATGCCCAAGCCTATTATTTACATGAGAAAGTTAGTGGCAAGGTGACAGAAAGGGTAAAACATTACCAGAACTACTTACCAACCTATTTTCCACTAGTTCACCCCTCACCACGAAATCAAATCTGGATGGCTAAGAATCCTTGGTTTGAGTCAGAAGTGGTGCCCGATTTGAAAAAAAGAATTAAAACGATTTTAGGAGAAAAAGAATGA